The nucleotide sequence GTCGAAGCCGCACGCGCCTGCGGCGAGAGCCATTTTTCGGTGGTGCTGCGCTTCCTGCTGCCGAACATCCTGCCGGCGATGGCGGTGCAGATCTCGCTCAATCTCGGCTGGGCCATCCTCAATGCTGCCGGCCTGTCCTTCATCGGCCTCGGCGTCAAGCCGCCGACGCCGGAATGGGGCATCATGGTCGCGGAAGGCGCGCGCTTCATCTCGACCGGGCGCTGGTGGCTGGTGGCCTTTCCGGGCCTCGCGCTGATGATGGCGGTGTTGTGCTTCAATCTCCTCGGCGACGGGATGCGGGACATTCTCGATCCCCGGATGCGCACATGAGCGAGGAGCTGCTGGGGATCAACGACCTCTACGTCGCGTTCTCGACGCGGCGCGGCATGGTCGAGGCCGTGCGCGGCGTGACGCTCTCCGTCAACAAGGGCGAGATGCTCGGCCTCGTCGGCGAGAGCGGCTCGGGCAAATCGGTCACCGGCTTTGCGACCACGCGGCTGCTGGATGCGGCCGGGCGCGTCACCGGCGGAAAAATCCTGTTTCGCGGGCAGGATGTGACGAAGCTCCGGGGCGATGACCTCCGTCAGCTCCAGGGCGCTGCCATGTCCATGATCTTCCAGAATCCGCGGGCGGCACTGAACCCGATCCGTGCGATCGGGTTGCAGATCGCGGACGCGATCCTCACCCACAAGCGGATATCGAAAGACGCCGCGCGCGCCGAGGCGCTGGACCTGCTGCGCGCCGTCCAGATCCGAGATCCCGAAACCCGGATGAATGCCTATCCGCACGAGCTTTCGGGCGGCATGTGCCAGCGCGTCATGATCGCGATCGCGATCTCCTGCAATCCCGCGCTGCTGATCGCGGACGAGCCGACCACCGGCCTCGACGTCACCACGCAGAAGGTGGTGATGGATCTGCTCGCAGATATTGCTGCCGCGCGCGGCATGGCGACGATCCTGATCACGCATGACCTCGGGCTCGCCGCCCGCTATTGCCGCCGCATCGCCGTGATGGAGCGCGGCCGCATCGTCGAGGAGGCGAGCCCCAAGGCGCTCTTCAGCGCGCCGCAGCACGCGTATACGAGGCGCCTCGTGGCGGCATCGCCGACAGCGACGTCCCGGATCGAGGATCTCGTCACGGAGGAGGAGCGGGAGCGCCACGCGGCCGTTATCAGCAAGCCCCGACAAGAGCTTCCGCACGGCACGCCGCCGCTGCTGGAGGTCCGCAAGCTCGCCAAGCGTTTTGATGAGGGCTCCGCGGCGGTAGCGGATTTTTCCATGACGATGGCCGGCGGCGAGAGCGTCGGGCTCGTCGGCGAGTCCGGTTCCGGCAAGAGCACGACGTCGCGGATGATCTGCCGGCTGATCGATCCGAGCGAAGGCGACATCGTGTTCGACGGGCAGTCGATCGGTCATGTCGCATCGCGCGACTTTCATCGCTCGCCCTTGCGCAAGGACATCCAGATGGTCTTCCAGGACCCGAACGAGAGCCTCAACCCGCGCTTTGCGGCGTTCGACTGCATCGCCCATCCCCTGATGCGGCTCGGCGGCCTGCGTGCGGGCGACGCGCTGCGCAAGCGAGTGGAAGAGTGTGCAGAGCGGGTGGGCCTGCCGCTGGACCTCTTGCCGCGCTTTCCGCACCAGCTTTCCGGCGGCCAGAAGGCCCGCGTCGGCATCGCCCGCGCCATCGCCTGCCGGCCGCGGCTTCTCGTGCTGGACGAGCCGACCGCCGCGCTCGACGTCTCCGTGCAGGCGGTGGTGCTGCAACTGCTCGATCGTCTCAGGCGCGAGAACGACATCGCGCTGCTGTTCGTCAGCCACGACCTCAACGTCGTCCGCATGCTCTGCGACCGCACCATCGTGCTGCGCAACGGCGGCATCGTGGAGCAGGGGGAGAGCCGGGCGCTGTTCGATAATCCGAAAACCGACTACACGCGCAAGCTGGTCGAGGCGATCCCCCATATCGAGACCGGGCCGGCATTGGTGGCCGCGCTTTGACGGCCTGGCGGACCAAAATGATGGTGAGATCCCGCTGGCGAAGGCCCTATTAGTGGCATACCATTTGCACGCCAATGGGCTCTGGTTTCACCTGCCTTTGGCCAACGATGGCCGGTATCACGGCATTACTGGGAGGACGTCATGGATCGCAGGACCGTATTGAAGGGGCTGGCCGGCGCAGGCGGTCTGGCATTGTCGGGCGGCCTCTCGGCCCCGGCGATCGCACAGGGCGCTTCGGCCCGCACGCTGCGCTTCGTGCCGCAGGCCAATCTCGCCAATTTCGACCCCATCTGGGGCACGCAATACGTCGTGCGCAATGCCGCCGCGCTGGTCTGGGATACGCTTTACGGCATCGACGCGAAGCTTCAGCCGCAGCGTCAGATGGTCGAGTCCGAGGAGACCTCGGACGACGGCAAGACCTGGACGTTCAAGCTGCGCCCGGGCCTCAAATTCCATGATGGCGAGCCGGTGCTCAGCAAGGACGTCGTCGCGAGCCTGTCGCGCTGGGCCGCGCGCGATCCGATGGGCCTGATGATCATTGCGATCCAGCAGGAATTGACCGCCGTCGACGACCGCACCTTCAAATGGGTCTTGAAGCAGCCCTTCCCGAAAATGCTCTACGCGCTCGCCAAGAACAACGCGCCGTGCTCTTTCATCATGCCCGAGCGCATCGCGAAGACCGATCCGTTCAAGCAGATCACCGAGTATGTCGGCTCTGGGCCGATGAAGTTCGCCAAGAGTGAATGGGTCCCCGGCGCCAAGTCGGTGTTCGAGAAATTTGCCGATTACGTGCCGCGGCAGGAGAAGGCGTCGTGGCTGGCCGGTGGCAAGCAGATCCTGGTCGATCGCGTCGAGTGGCTGGTGATGCCGGATCCCGCCACTGCGGCCGCGGCCTTGCAGAACGGTGAGGTTGACTGGTGGGAGAATCCGATCGCCGATCTCGTGCCCGTGCTGAAGAAGAACAAGAACATCAGCGTCGATATCGGCGATCCCCTTGGCAATATCGGCTCGTTCCGCATGAACCATCTGTTCGCGCCGTTTAACGACGTGCGGGCAAGGCGCGCGGTGCTGATGGCGCTGAGCCAGGAAGACTATATGCGCGCGATCGTCGGTGACGACGACGCGCTATGGAAGTCGCTGCCGGGCTTCTTCACGCCGGACACCCCGCTCTACAGCGACATGGGCGGCGAAATTCTCAAGGGCAAGCGCGATTTCGACGCGGCCAAGAAGCTGCTCGCCGAGAGCGGCTATTCCGGCCAGCCGGTGACGTGCCTCGTTGCGCAGGATCAGCCGATCACCAAGGCGCAGGGCGACGTCACCGCCGACCTGCTCAAGAAGCTCGGTATGAATGTCGACTTCGTCGCGACCGACTGGGGCACGGTCGGCTCCCGCCGCGCGGCAAAGACGCCGCCGGGCCAGGGCGGCTGGAATATGTTCCACAGCTGGCATGCCGGCGCCGACTGCATCACGCCGGCCGCCTACACCGCCATCCGCGCCAATGGTGACAAGGCCTGGTTCGGCTGGCCCAACAGCCCGAATACCGAGAAGGAGATCACGTCCTGGTTCGACGCCAAGAATCTCGACGAAGAGAAGGCGGCGATCGGGCGGGTCAACAAGGCGGCGATCGAGGACGTCGTCTATGCGCCGACCGGCTTCTTCCTGACCTACACGGCCTGGCGCAAGAACGTCTCCGGCATCACCAAGGGGCCGCTGCCGTTCTTCTGGGGCGTGACGAAGTCCGCATGATCGTGCGTTGAGGCCAGATGCTCTCCTACATCCTCCGTCGCATCGTCGCGACCTTGCCAGTGATGGCGATCGTCGCGCTGTTCGTGTTCAGCCTGCTCTACATCGCGCCGGGTGATCCCGCCGTGGTGATCGCGGGCGACCAGGCAAGCCCGGAGGATGTGGAGCGCATTCGCCAGAGTCTCGGCCTCGACCGGCCCTTCCTGATCCAGTTCGGAAGCTGGGTCTGGCGCATCCTGCACGGCGATCTCGGGACCTCGATCTTCACCAATTTGCCGGTCTCGACCATGATCGGGCAGCGGTTGGGGCCGACGCTGTCGCTGATGATCATCACGCTGCTGCTCACGATCGTGGTCGCGGTGCCGCTCGGCGTGGTGGCGGCGTGGAAGGCCGGCAGCCTGATCGACCGGGCCATCATGGCCTTCGCCGTGTTCGGCTTCTCGCTGCCGGTGTTCGTGGTCGGTTACATGCTCGCCTATATCTTCGCGCTCGAGCTCGAGTGGCTTCCGGTGCAGGGCTATACGCCGCTCACGCAGGGCTTCTGGCCGTGGCTGGAAAACCTGATCCTGCCGGCGATCGCACTCGGCTGCGTCTACATCGCGCTGGTCGCGCGCATCACCCGCGCCACCATGCTCGAAGTCCTGCAGCAGGACTATATCCGCACGGCGCGCGCCAAGGGCATGGGGCAGGGCGGCATCCTGTTCATCCACGCGCTCAAGAACGCGGCGGTGCCGATCGTGACCGTGATCGGGATCGGCATCGCGCTCCTGATCGGCGGCGCGGTCGTGACCGAAAGCGTGTTCGCGATCCCCGGCCTCGGCCGGCTCACGATCGACGCGATCCTGCGCCGCGACTATCCCGTCATCCAGGGCATCGTGCTGCTGTTCAGCTTCGTCTACGTCCTCGTCAATTTGATGATCGACGTCATCTATACGCTCGTTGACCCGAGGATCCGCTATTGACCGATATGACCGTCAACCCGCAAGCATTGCCGGCCGGCTTCGTTCTCGCGCCGCAACTGCCTGAAATCCAGCGGCCGGTCACGATCCGCCGCGGCTTCATTGGTCTCTTGCGCGGCCATCCCACGGTCGCGATCGGCGGTGCACTGCTGCTGACGCTGGTTCTGATTGCGGTCTTTGCGCCGTATCTATGGACGGTCGATCCGACGGCACTTGCGCCGGCCAAGCGGACACGCGCGCCGTCCGCGCTTTACTGGTTCGGCACCGACGTGCTGGGCCGCGACATCTATTCGCGCGTGATGTTCGGCGCCCGCGTCTCGCTCACGGTCGGCCTGTCGGTTGCGATCCTCGCGTCCGCGGCGGGTCTGGCGATCGGCATCGTCTCCGGCTTCGTCCGCTGGGCCGACGGCATCCTGATGCGCTTCATGGACGGCTTGATGTCGATTCCGCCGATCCTGCTGGCGATCGCGCTGATGGCGCTCACGCGCGGCAGCGTCGGCAACGTCATCCTGGCCATCACCATCGCCGAGATCCCGAGGGTTTCTCGTCTTGTCCGTAGTGTGGTGCTGTCGCTGCGCGAGCAGCCCTATGTGGACGCGGCCGTGGCCTGCGGCACGCGCACGCCGATGATCATCTTGCGCCATATCCTGCCCAACACGCTGGCGCCGATGCTGGTGCAGGCGACTTACATCTGCGCCAGCGCCATGATCACGGAGGCGATCCTGTCTTTCATCGGTGCGGGCACGCCGCCGACCATTCCGTCCTGGGGCAACATCATGGCCGAGGGCCGCGCGCTGTGGCAGGTCAAGCCCTACATCGTGTTCTTCCCGGCGGCGTTCCTCTCCGTCACCGTGCTCGCGGTGAATCTGCTCGGCGACGGCCTTCGCGATGCGCTCGATCCGCGCATGGCCAAGAGCCTCTGATGCTGCGAGGCTGATCGTGATGGCATTGCTCGAAGTCGAGAACCTCCAGACCCATTTCCGCACCCCCGGCGGCATCAACCGCGCGGTGGACGGCGTGTCCTTTCAGGTCAACGAAGGCGAGACGCTCGCCATCGTCGGTGAGTCCGGCTGCGGCAAGTCGGTGACCTCGATGTCCTTGATGCGGCTGATCCCGGAGCCGCCGGGCAAGATCGCAGGCACGATCCGCTTTGCGGGCCGGGACCTGCTGCAACTGTCCGATCGCGAGATGCGCGCCATTCGCGGCAACGACATCTCGATGATCTTTCAGGAGCCGATGACGAGCCTCAACCCGGTCCTGACCGTCGGCCGCCAGATCCGCGAGACGCTGATGATCCATCAGGGCCTCGACCAGGCGGCCGCCGAGGCGCACGCGATCGAGATGCTGACGCTGGTCGGCATTCCCGAGCCGAAGCGGCGCGTGCGCGAATATCCGCACCAGCTCTCCGGCGGCATGCGCCAGCGCGTCATGATCGCCATCGCGCTCGCCTGCAATCCAAAACTCCTGATTGCGGACGAGCCGACCACCGCGCTCGACGTGACGATCCAGGCGCAGATCCTGAAGCTGATGCTGGGCCTGAAGCAGCGGGTCGGCGCCGCCATCATCCTGATCACCCACGATCTCGGCGTCGTCGCCGAGATCGCCGAGCGCGTCATGGTGATGTATGCCGGCCGCAAGGTCGAGGAGGCGCCGGTGGCCGAGCTGTTTCGCTCGCCGCGGCATCCCTATACGCAGGGCCTGCTCGGCGCCGTGCCACGCCTAGGTTCCTCGCTGACAGGCACCGCGCGGCGTCTGGCTGAGATTCCCGGGCAGGTACCCGATCTCCGCAAGCCGATCATCGGCTGCGTCTTCGCCGGTCGCTGCGCGCTCGCGACAGATCTCTGCCGCCAATATGCGCCGGGGCTCGAAGAAAAGGGCCCACGCCACGTCGCCGCCTGCCACTATGCTGCCAAGGGGGCCGTCGCGGCATGAGTCCTCCGCTGCTCCAGGTCAACGACCTCAAGAAGCATTTTCCGGTCAACAGGGGCCTGTTCGGGCGCAAGTCCGAATGGGTCTATGCCGTCGACGGCGTCTCCTTCGAGATCGCGAAGGGCGAGACGTTGTCGCTGGTCGGCGAGTCTGGCTGCGGCAAGTCGACGGTCGGCCGTGCGATCCTGCGGCTGTTCGACATCACCGCGGGGCAGGTCATTCTCGACGGCCAGCGGATCGACGACGCCGCGCCGAGCACGATGCGCCAGATGCGCCGCCGCGTTCAGGTGGTGTTCCAGGACCCGTTCTCGAGCCTCAATCCGCGCATGCGCGTGCGCGACATCCTGGCCGAGCCGATCCGCAATTTCGGCCTCGCGAAGTCCGCGGCCGATCTCGAAACGCGCGTCACGGCACTTATGGACACGGTGCGGCTGCCGCGCGAGGCGCTCAACCGCAGGCCGCACGAATTCTCCGGCGGCCAGCGTCAGCGCATCGGCATCGCGCGGGCGCTCGCGGCCGAGCCCGAGCTGATCGTCTGCGACGAGGCCGTCTCCGCGCTCGACGTCTCGGTCAAGGCGCAGATCGTCAATCTCTTGCAGGATCTCCAGCGCGAGTTCGGCCTCGCGCTGCTGTTCATCAGCCATGACCTTGCGATCGTCGAGCACATGACCCACCGCGTTGCGGTGATGTATCTCGGCAAGATCGTCGAAGTGGCGCCGCGACAGGAGATCTTTGCTGCGCCAAAGCATCCCTACACCAGGGCGTTGCTCTCGGCCGTGCCACTGCCCGAGCCCGGTGCCCACCGCAACCCGATCATCCTCAAGGGCGACGTGCCGAGCCCAATCAATCCGCCGAAGGGATGCCGCTTCCACACCCGTTGCCCGCTCGTCTTCGACCGCTGCCGCACCGAGGAGCCGGTGCTGCGTGCAACCGGACCCGAGCAGTGGGTGGCGTGTCACCTCGAGGACGGCGCGGCGGCGATGAGCGGATAGTCCTCTGTGCTTGCGTCGGGTCTGGATGGAGGGGAGCAGCGGCAATTTGCGATGATGCCATTCTGCTCCTGTTTTGCCCGACGAGTCAAAACCACCCGCGACGCAAAATTCGTCAGCAAAAACAACCCCCGTTCTACTGTGCATGGGGTTGTTTTCGCATTTTTAGTTTGGCCGCGTTCAGCCCTGCCGGCGCAGGAAGCCCGTGATCGTGACCTTCTCCCAGATGCCGGCCGCCGCAAACGGATCGGCACGGTTGAAGGCTTCGACCTCGCTGCGGCCCGGCGCCTCGATCAGGAACAGGCTGCCGATCATGGTCGCGCCGTCGTCGGAGACGAGCGGCCCCGACATCACGATCTTGACGCCGAAGCGCGAAGTATCGCTGAGGAAGGCCTTGTGGGCGTCGTAATTGGCAAGCCGGGTCGGCAGCGCGCCGGCGCGGTCGAGCGCGTGAATGGCGAACAGCATGGTGTCTCCGTTTCTTGGCGTCGTTCTTGGGACGGCCGCGCGTGCGGCCGTCCGGTCCTGACGTGATTGGTGTGTTTACTTGGCGCTGAGCTTGCCCGCGTCCTCGAAGGTCGGGCACGTCCGCTGCTCCAGCGGCACGTCGAACGGCTGGTAATTGTCCTTGGTGATGACGGTCGGCTTCAGCACGATCTCGTTGATCACGGGCTGATTGCGCAAGCTGCGGATCGCCATCATGGTGCCGAGGCAGCCTTGCGCAAATCCGTTGTAGTCGCCGCTTGCGAGCAGCTTGCCGGACTTGATCGCGTCGATCGCCTCCTTGGTGCCGTTGATGCCGATCACCTGGGCTTTCCGGTTGGCGCCGTCGAGCGCCTCGATCGCGCCGACCGCCATGGCGTCGTTGGCCGCGAGAACGCCGTCGATCTGCGAATTCGACTGCATCAGGTTTTCCATCACCTGGAGCGCCTGGAGCCGCTGATAGTTACCCGGCTGCGAGGCCAGCAGCTTGGCGCCCGTGTTCTCCTTCAGCGCGTCGTTGAAGCCGCGGACGCGGTCGACATTGGTCAGCGAGCCCTTGACGCCCTCGATGATGACGATGTTGCCCTTGCCGCCCAGCGCCTTGAGCAGGAAGCGCGCGGTCTCGAGCCCGAGGCTGTAATCGTCGGCGCCGACGAAGGAGAGGAACTTGCCGCCGGCGGAGCGGTCGGTGATGTTGACGACCGGGATCTTGGCCTCGTTGATCTTCTCGACGCCCGGCACCATTGCCTTGTAGTCGACCGGCGTGAACACGATCGCGCTCGGCTTCTTCACCACGACGTCCTCGATCTGGCTGAGTTGCTCGGGGATCGAGTCCGGCTTGGTCGGGATGTATTGCAGGGTCTTGGCGTTCAGCGTCTTCGCCATGTTGTCGGCGCCGACCCGCACGGTCTGGAAGAACGGGTTGGTCTGGTTCTTGGTGAAGACGGCTATGGTCTCGCCGTCGGCGCGCGCTTGCGTGGCGAGAGCCGCGGCCATCAGTAGCGGTAGCGTCAGGTAACCCAGTATCTGTTTCATGTTGCCTCCATCCCTCATTTTGCTTGTTTGAACTCTAGAACTCATTGCGCGCGCCGGCGGGTCTTCATGTCGAGCCAGACCGCGAGAATGACGATGATGCCTGTCACCAGCGGCTGCCAGTTGGCGCTGACCGACAAGAGATTCATGCCGTTCAGCACCAGCGTCAGGATCAGCGCGCCGATGAAGGTACCGAACACGGTGCCGACACCACCGAACAGCGAGGTGCCGCCGATCAGCACGGCCGCGATCGCTGGCAGCGTCAGGCTTTCGCCGATGTCGGCCTCGGCCGAGTTCAGCCGCGACAGGAAGATGATCGAGGCAAGCCCCGCCATGGTGCCGGAGACCGCATAGACCAGCAGCAGGCGGCGCGCGACCGGAATGCCGGACAGGCGCGCGGCGACCGGATTGGCGCCGATCGCATAGATCTCCTGGCCCCAGATCGTGCGCTGCGCAAACAACGTTCCGATTCCGAGGAAGACCAGCAGCAGGTAGACCGGGATCGGCAGCCCGAACAAATAGCCGCTGCCGATCTGGCGGAAGCCCGCGGGGAAGCCGTGCAGCGTTTCGCCCGCCATGTACCAGTAAGTCAGGCCGTTCAGCACCCAGAGCATGCCGTAGGTGGCGATGAAGGAGGGGATGCGCAGCGCGGTCACCATCACGCCGTTGAGGAGCCCGACGATGCCGCCGCAGGCAAGCCCGGTGAGGATGCCGAGCGCCGGCGAGCCGGTCTTGTGGATCACGGTGCCGGCGATGCAGGCGGACAGCGCGACATTGGCGCCGACGGAGAGATCGAGACCGGCGGTCAGCACCACCAGCGTCAGGCCGGAGGCGATGAAGAAGGTCAGGCTCGCTTGCCTCAGCACATTGAGGATGTTGCCGAGGCTCAGGAAGGAATCGCTGAGCACGGCGAGCACCGCGCAAATCAGCAGCGCCGCGAGCAGGCGATAGAACACCTGGATCGCATCCTGCGACAGGAACGAGCGGGGCGGCATCATGGCGTCCTTGGTGATGTCGGTCATGCGCGGCTCCTGATGCCGTCGAGGAACAGGGCGACGATGACGAGGACGCCGACGCTTGCGACCTGTACCGAGGACGGCAGTGAGATCAGGTTCAGCCCGTTGCGCAGCACGCCGACCGAGAGGACCCCCAGCACCGTGCCGAGCAGCCAGCCATTGCCGCGCTCGAACGAGGTGCCGCCGACGGCAACGGCCGCGATGGCATCGAATTCGAGGCCGAGGCCGGCGGTGGGATGGCCGGAGTTCATGCGCGCGGTCATCAACAGGCCCGCGATGCCGGCCATGGCGCCGCCGATCGCGTAAACCGCGATCAGCAGCTTGTTCGGCGAGAGGCCGGCATAGCGCAGCGCCTCGCGGTTGCCACCGAGCGCGAAGATATAGGTGCCGAAGCGGGTGTGATAGAGCAGGCCGTGGAAGGCGGCATAGGTGACGAGCGCCATCACGATCGGCACCGGAATGCCGAGCAGCGTCGCCGAATAGATGTCGCGCACGCTATGGGGGATGCCGACCACGCTCTGGCCGTCGCTGACGATCAGCGACAGGCCCTGCGCCATGCCGAGCGTGCCGAGCGTCGCGACGAAGGGCGGGATGCCGAGGATGGCGACCAGCCAGCCATTGGCGATGCCGAAGGCCGCGCCGACCAGCAGACCGGCTCCAAGGCCCAGCAGCATCGAGTGGGTCGCGAGCGACACGATGGCGACGCAGAGCGAGGTCAGCGTCAGCACCGCGCCCATCGACAGGTCCAGCCCCTCGGTCATGATGATCAGGGTCATCGGCAGCGCGAGCATGGTCAGGATGGTCGACTGCACCAGCACGTTGGAGAGGTTGGCGAGCGACAGGAAGCCGGGTGCGATCGTGCTGAAGAGCGCAATCAAGAGCGCCAGCACGATGGCAACGCCCGGAACGCGCTGCAGTGGATTGGATTGGGTAACGACCGCGGCTTCACGCATGATGCATCCCCAGTCGCACGATGTTCTCCTCGGTCAATTCGTTGCGGGTCAGATGCCCGGCGATGCGGCCCTCGCGCATCACATAGGCGCGGTCGCAGACATGGCAGATCTCGACCTGTTCGGACGAGATCATCAGCGCGGCAGCGCCTTCCGCCACCAGCCGGTCGATCAGCGCAAAGATCTCGGACTTGGCGCCGATGTCGATGCCTCGCGTCGGTTCGTCGAAGATGAAGAGTTTTGAGCCGGCCGCGAGCCATTTTCCGATCACGACCTTCTGCTGGTTGCCGCCGGAGAGCAGGCCGACGGTCTGCCGCGCGCTCGGCGTCGCGATGCGGAGCTGCCGGATCAAGCCGTCGGCGGTGCGCTGCGCGCTGCGCTGGTCGAACAGGCCGCTCGGGAACAGCTTTCGCAGCGCCGACACCACGAGATTTTCGCTCACTGAGCGCAACAGCGCGAGACCTTCGCTCTTGCGGCTCTCCGGGATCAGCGCGATGCCGCGGCGCGCGGCCAGATCAGGCTCGCCGGACATGGTCTTGCCGTCGAAGATGATCTCGCCTGACGTCACGGCGTCGGCGCCGAAGATCGCACGCGCGACCTCGCTGCGGCCGGAACCGACCAGGCCGCACAGGCCGACGATCTCGCCCCGGCGCACTTCGATGTTGATGTCGGAGATGCCAGTCGATGAACTCAGGCCCTTTACCTCGAGCAGCAGCTCGCCGGGCTTGTCGGCGAAATTGCGCGGATAGGTCATGTCGACGTTGCGGCCGACCATCATGCGGACGAGCTGGTCCGGCGTGACGTCGGCGGGACGGACGCCGTCGATGCGACGGCCGTCGCGCAGCACCGTGATGCGATCGCCGAGCGCGAACACCTCGGCCATGCGGTGCGAAATGTAGACGATGGAGACACCGTCGGCCTTCAGCCGCGCGATCAGCGCGAACAGCAGCTCGGTCTCGCGGTCGGACAGCGCCGCGGTCGGCTCGTCCATCACGAGGATGCGCGCGTTCTGGCTGATCGCCTTCGCGATCTCCACCATCTGCTGCTGCGCCACCCCTAACTTGTCGACGGTGGTGGAGGGATCGATGTCGAAGCCGATCGTCTCGAGTACGCGCCTGGCGTCGGCCAGGATCTGGCGGCGGTCGATAGTGCCGGGAATGCGGCCCTTCGGCTCACGGCCGAGGAAGATGTTCTGGGCGATGTCGAGATAGGGGACCAGCGAGAATTCCTGGAAGATCACGGCAATGCCGAGCTTCTGCGCATCCGCGGTCGAGTTGATCGCAACCTTGTCGCCCTTGCAATAGAACTCGCCGGCATCGGCGCGGTAGGCGCCGCACAGCACCTTCATCAGGCTCGACTTGCCGGCGCCGTTCTCGCCAAGCAGCATGTGGACCTCGCCGGGAAAGACGGCAAGGGACACGTCATCCAGCGCCTTGACACCCGGAAACTCCTTGCTGATGCCGCGCAGCTCGAGCAGCGGGACAGGCGAGGAGGGCTCAATGGCCAATGCGGCGTTGCTCATGCGTGCGCTCCGCTCGCAAAGATCTTTCCGGGGTTCATCAGGCCGTCGGGATCGAGTGCAGTCTTGATCGATCGCATCACATCGACAGCCTCGCCGAGTTCGTCGGCGAGGTAGTCGATCTTGCCGAGCCCGATGCCGTGCTCGCCGGTGCAGGTGCCGTCCATCGCGATGGCACGGGCGACCATGCGCGCCTGCAGCGCCTTGGCGCCTTCGGCCTCATCCGGCCGGGCGGGGTCGATCAGGATCAGCATGTGGAAATTGCCGTCGCCGACATGGCCGACGATCGGCGCCGTAAAGCCGTGCGCGTCCGCGTCCCGCCGTGTCTCGGTGAGGCATTCCGCCAGCCGCGAGATCGGCACGCAGACATCCGTGATCACGGCGCGTGCGCCGGGCCGCAGGCCCAGACCTGCATAGAGCGTGTTGTCGCGGGCGTGCCAGAGCCGGCTGCGGTCTTCCTGTGCCTTGGCCCAGGCAAAGCCATGGCCGCCATGGTCGGCGGCAATCGCCTGCGCGGCCTCGGCCTGCTCGGCAACGGACGTTTCGGAGCCGTGGAATTCGAAGAACAGGGTAGGCGCCTCGCGATAGCCGAGCTTGGCGTAGGCGTTGATGCCCCGCACCATGACGTCGTCGAGCAGCTCGATGCGGGCCACGGGGATCGCGGACTGGATCACGGAGATCGCGGTGTCGACGGCATTGTGCAGCGTATCGAAGCTGCAGACCGCCGCTGAAATGGCTTGCGGCACCGGATGCACCTTCAGCGTGATCTCGGTGATGATTCCGAGGGTGCCTTCCGCACCGACGAACATCCGTGTCAGATCGTAACCGGCCGCTGACTTGCGCGCGCGCTTCGCGGTGCGGATCACGCGGCCGTCGGCGAGCACCACCTCCAGCGCCATGACATTGTCCTTCATGGTGCCGTAGCGCACCGCCATGGTGCCGGACGCGCGCGTGGACGTCATGCCGCCGATCGAGGCGTCTGCGCCGGGATCGATCGGGAAGAACAGCCCGGTATTGCGCAGCTCCGCATTGAGCTGCTTTCGCGTGATGCCGGGCTGCACCACGACGTCCATGTCGCTGTCATGCACCGCCAGCACCTTGTTCATACGGACGAAGTCGA is from Bradyrhizobium xenonodulans and encodes:
- a CDS encoding ABC transporter ATP-binding protein, yielding MSPPLLQVNDLKKHFPVNRGLFGRKSEWVYAVDGVSFEIAKGETLSLVGESGCGKSTVGRAILRLFDITAGQVILDGQRIDDAAPSTMRQMRRRVQVVFQDPFSSLNPRMRVRDILAEPIRNFGLAKSAADLETRVTALMDTVRLPREALNRRPHEFSGGQRQRIGIARALAAEPELIVCDEAVSALDVSVKAQIVNLLQDLQREFGLALLFISHDLAIVEHMTHRVAVMYLGKIVEVAPRQEIFAAPKHPYTRALLSAVPLPEPGAHRNPIILKGDVPSPINPPKGCRFHTRCPLVFDRCRTEEPVLRATGPEQWVACHLEDGAAAMSG
- a CDS encoding YciI family protein; its protein translation is MLFAIHALDRAGALPTRLANYDAHKAFLSDTSRFGVKIVMSGPLVSDDGATMIGSLFLIEAPGRSEVEAFNRADPFAAAGIWEKVTITGFLRRQG
- a CDS encoding ABC transporter permease, which encodes MTDITKDAMMPPRSFLSQDAIQVFYRLLAALLICAVLAVLSDSFLSLGNILNVLRQASLTFFIASGLTLVVLTAGLDLSVGANVALSACIAGTVIHKTGSPALGILTGLACGGIVGLLNGVMVTALRIPSFIATYGMLWVLNGLTYWYMAGETLHGFPAGFRQIGSGYLFGLPIPVYLLLVFLGIGTLFAQRTIWGQEIYAIGANPVAARLSGIPVARRLLLVYAVSGTMAGLASIIFLSRLNSAEADIGESLTLPAIAAVLIGGTSLFGGVGTVFGTFIGALILTLVLNGMNLLSVSANWQPLVTGIIVILAVWLDMKTRRRAQ
- a CDS encoding ABC transporter permease, which gives rise to MREAAVVTQSNPLQRVPGVAIVLALLIALFSTIAPGFLSLANLSNVLVQSTILTMLALPMTLIIMTEGLDLSMGAVLTLTSLCVAIVSLATHSMLLGLGAGLLVGAAFGIANGWLVAILGIPPFVATLGTLGMAQGLSLIVSDGQSVVGIPHSVRDIYSATLLGIPVPIVMALVTYAAFHGLLYHTRFGTYIFALGGNREALRYAGLSPNKLLIAVYAIGGAMAGIAGLLMTARMNSGHPTAGLGLEFDAIAAVAVGGTSFERGNGWLLGTVLGVLSVGVLRNGLNLISLPSSVQVASVGVLVIVALFLDGIRSRA
- a CDS encoding sugar ABC transporter substrate-binding protein, coding for MKQILGYLTLPLLMAAALATQARADGETIAVFTKNQTNPFFQTVRVGADNMAKTLNAKTLQYIPTKPDSIPEQLSQIEDVVVKKPSAIVFTPVDYKAMVPGVEKINEAKIPVVNITDRSAGGKFLSFVGADDYSLGLETARFLLKALGGKGNIVIIEGVKGSLTNVDRVRGFNDALKENTGAKLLASQPGNYQRLQALQVMENLMQSNSQIDGVLAANDAMAVGAIEALDGANRKAQVIGINGTKEAIDAIKSGKLLASGDYNGFAQGCLGTMMAIRSLRNQPVINEIVLKPTVITKDNYQPFDVPLEQRTCPTFEDAGKLSAK
- a CDS encoding sugar ABC transporter ATP-binding protein, translated to MSNAALAIEPSSPVPLLELRGISKEFPGVKALDDVSLAVFPGEVHMLLGENGAGKSSLMKVLCGAYRADAGEFYCKGDKVAINSTADAQKLGIAVIFQEFSLVPYLDIAQNIFLGREPKGRIPGTIDRRQILADARRVLETIGFDIDPSTTVDKLGVAQQQMVEIAKAISQNARILVMDEPTAALSDRETELLFALIARLKADGVSIVYISHRMAEVFALGDRITVLRDGRRIDGVRPADVTPDQLVRMMVGRNVDMTYPRNFADKPGELLLEVKGLSSSTGISDINIEVRRGEIVGLCGLVGSGRSEVARAIFGADAVTSGEIIFDGKTMSGEPDLAARRGIALIPESRKSEGLALLRSVSENLVVSALRKLFPSGLFDQRSAQRTADGLIRQLRIATPSARQTVGLLSGGNQQKVVIGKWLAAGSKLFIFDEPTRGIDIGAKSEIFALIDRLVAEGAAALMISSEQVEICHVCDRAYVMREGRIAGHLTRNELTEENIVRLGMHHA